In one Massilia endophytica genomic region, the following are encoded:
- the xseA gene encoding exodeoxyribonuclease VII large subunit: MSDPNQVITVSALNQAVSRLLERSFPLTWIAGEISNFTRASSGHWYFTLKDDAAQVRAVMFRGRSQFAGFTPREGDKVEVRALVTLYGPRGDYQINVEAIRRAGVGQLFEAFMRLKERLGAAGWFDEDRKRPVPLFARTIGIVTSPQAAALRDVLTALRRRAPHVNIVLYPTLVQGQGAAERIAAQIDAASRRAECDVLIVCRGGGSIEDLWSFNEEAVAWAIVNCSMPVISGVGHETDFTIADFAADLRAATPTAAAELAATPRADWVASLSADAADLRRAMRRTLNDASQTLDHLSRRLLSPAAQIRQQRLKLLALSTAMMHANRAPLNQSRHALEKLAGRLAAQRPDLRAVRAHLAALQHRGGVCIASQLRHRREALNGLSAQLEMLNPQRTLERGYAIVRNEAGAILRAPAQLLPRESVTIRLAEGSAKVDVAAVQPLLD, translated from the coding sequence ATGAGCGACCCGAACCAAGTCATCACCGTGAGCGCCCTGAACCAGGCCGTCAGCCGCCTGCTTGAGCGCTCCTTTCCCCTGACGTGGATCGCAGGCGAGATCTCCAACTTCACGCGCGCCAGTTCCGGCCACTGGTATTTCACCCTGAAGGACGATGCGGCCCAGGTGCGGGCCGTGATGTTCCGCGGCCGCTCCCAGTTCGCGGGCTTCACGCCGCGCGAAGGCGACAAGGTGGAGGTGCGCGCCCTCGTCACCCTGTACGGGCCGCGCGGTGACTACCAGATCAATGTGGAGGCCATTCGCCGCGCAGGCGTGGGCCAGCTCTTCGAAGCCTTCATGCGGCTCAAGGAAAGGCTGGGCGCCGCGGGCTGGTTCGATGAAGACCGCAAGCGCCCCGTGCCATTGTTCGCGCGCACCATCGGCATCGTCACCAGCCCCCAGGCGGCGGCCCTGCGCGATGTGCTCACGGCACTGCGCCGCCGCGCGCCCCATGTGAACATTGTGCTCTACCCCACCCTCGTGCAGGGCCAGGGCGCGGCCGAGCGCATCGCCGCGCAGATCGACGCCGCCTCGCGCCGCGCCGAATGCGATGTGCTGATCGTGTGCCGGGGCGGCGGCAGCATCGAAGACCTGTGGAGCTTCAATGAGGAAGCGGTGGCCTGGGCCATCGTGAACTGCAGCATGCCCGTGATTTCGGGCGTGGGCCACGAAACGGATTTCACCATCGCCGATTTCGCGGCCGACCTGCGCGCCGCCACGCCCACCGCCGCCGCCGAACTGGCGGCCACGCCGCGCGCGGACTGGGTCGCCTCGCTGAGCGCGGATGCGGCCGATCTGCGCCGCGCCATGCGCCGCACGCTCAACGATGCCTCGCAGACGCTGGACCATCTCTCGCGCCGCCTGCTCAGCCCCGCCGCCCAGATCCGCCAGCAGCGCCTCAAGCTGCTCGCCCTGTCGACGGCCATGATGCACGCCAACCGCGCACCCCTGAACCAGTCGCGCCACGCGCTGGAAAAGCTGGCGGGACGCCTCGCCGCGCAGCGGCCGGACCTGCGGGCAGTGCGCGCCCACCTGGCAGCCCTGCAGCACCGGGGCGGCGTGTGCATCGCCAGCCAGCTGCGGCACCGGCGCGAGGCGCTGAACGGCCTGTCGGCCCAGCTGGAGATGCTCAATCCCCAGCGCACGCTGGAGCGCGGCTATGCCATCGTGCGCAACGAAGCGGGCGCCATCCTGCGCGCGCCCGCGCAGCTGCTGCCGCGCGAAAGCGTCACCATCCGGCTCGCGGAAGGCAGCGCAAAGGTGGACGTGGCGGCAGTGCAACCCTTACTGGACTAA
- a CDS encoding MotA/TolQ/ExbB proton channel family protein translates to MLAIFQAAGWPIWLLLIASVVATALIIERLIALRRARIIPPSLLNEVVGVYRGGNVTPDIIDKLEKSSPLGVVLAAALRNVNAPRDVMKEAIEESGSGVGHMLERFLTTLGTIASLAPLMGLFGTVVGMIEIFGAQNASGANPAQLAHGISVALYNTGFGLAIAMPTLVFYRHFRALVDSFIIEMEQQAIRFVDVVHNSRK, encoded by the coding sequence TTGCTCGCCATTTTCCAAGCTGCCGGCTGGCCTATCTGGCTGTTGCTGATCGCATCGGTCGTTGCCACCGCCCTGATCATCGAACGCCTGATCGCCTTGCGCCGCGCGCGCATCATTCCTCCCAGCCTGCTGAACGAGGTGGTGGGCGTGTACCGCGGCGGGAACGTGACCCCGGACATCATCGACAAGCTGGAAAAGAGCTCGCCCCTGGGCGTGGTGCTGGCCGCCGCCCTGCGCAATGTGAACGCGCCGCGCGACGTGATGAAGGAAGCCATCGAGGAATCGGGCAGCGGCGTGGGCCACATGCTGGAACGCTTCCTGACCACTCTGGGCACCATCGCATCGCTTGCGCCGCTCATGGGCCTTTTCGGCACCGTGGTCGGCATGATCGAGATCTTCGGCGCGCAGAATGCTTCGGGCGCCAATCCCGCCCAGCTGGCGCACGGCATCTCCGTCGCCCTGTACAACACGGGCTTCGGCCTTGCCATCGCCATGCCAACGCTGGTGTTCTACCGCCACTTCCGCGCACTGGTGGACAGCTTCATCATCGAGATGGAGCAGCAGGCCATCCGCTTCGTGGACGTGGTCCACAACTCGCGCAAGTAA
- a CDS encoding ExbD/TolR family protein: MNFRKGQRREDPEINLIPFIDVLLVILIFLMVSTTYSKFTELQITLPTADAEKAVEQPNEINVTVDAKGNYTVNNVPVSFQNVEGLAQQLKAASKGANPVVIVNADQFAMHQMVVNVMEAARIAGFERLTFAAQTGAAK; encoded by the coding sequence CTGAACTTCCGCAAGGGCCAGCGGCGCGAGGACCCGGAGATCAACCTGATCCCCTTCATCGACGTGCTGCTGGTGATCCTCATCTTCCTCATGGTGAGCACCACCTACAGCAAGTTCACGGAACTGCAGATCACGCTGCCGACCGCCGATGCGGAGAAGGCGGTGGAGCAGCCCAACGAAATCAACGTGACGGTGGACGCCAAGGGCAACTACACCGTCAACAATGTGCCGGTCTCCTTCCAGAACGTGGAGGGCCTGGCGCAGCAACTGAAGGCAGCATCGAAGGGCGCGAATCCTGTGGTGATCGTCAACGCCGACCAGTTCGCGATGCACCAGATGGTGGTGAACGTGATGGAAGCGGCGCGCATTGCGGGCTTCGAACGCCTCACCTTCGCCGCGCAGACCGGCGCCGCCAAATAA
- the lpxK gene encoding tetraacyldisaccharide 4'-kinase: protein MSLESTLTRAWLRRGPLACALWPLSLLFRALSAVRRGLYRAGVLKSSRLPVPVVVVGNIFIGGTGKTPLTIWLVEALRAAGLKPGVVSRGFGSEAGAARPVTAQSLPSEVGDEPVLIAARTGAPLMVGRDRAAAGRALLAAHPEIDVIVTDDGLQHYALQRDVEVVLFDGRGTGNGWTLPAGPLREPPSRRRDFTVVNAAEVTPQLRAQLGGEDVYQMSVGGGHAERLGEPGQRVALAELAQRGGRIVAAAGIGNPARFFATLRAAGLSFAELPLPDHYDFHANPFAALDADLVLLTEKDAVKCSHIEELRNDPRLWVVPVSARIDSALADHIVEKCRGRTFA from the coding sequence ATGAGTCTTGAATCCACGCTGACCCGCGCCTGGCTGCGGCGCGGGCCGCTGGCGTGCGCGCTCTGGCCGCTCTCCCTGCTGTTCCGCGCGCTGAGCGCTGTGCGGCGCGGCCTGTACCGCGCGGGCGTGCTGAAGTCCTCGCGCCTGCCGGTGCCGGTGGTGGTGGTGGGGAATATCTTTATCGGCGGGACGGGCAAGACGCCGCTTACCATCTGGCTGGTGGAGGCGCTGCGTGCGGCGGGCCTGAAGCCGGGCGTCGTTTCGCGGGGTTTCGGCAGCGAGGCCGGCGCGGCGCGGCCGGTAACGGCGCAGTCCCTTCCTTCCGAAGTGGGGGACGAACCCGTGCTGATCGCGGCCCGCACCGGAGCGCCGCTGATGGTGGGGCGCGACCGCGCCGCCGCTGGCCGCGCGCTGCTCGCGGCGCATCCGGAGATCGATGTGATCGTGACCGACGACGGCCTTCAGCACTACGCGCTGCAGCGCGACGTGGAGGTGGTGCTCTTCGACGGGCGCGGCACGGGCAACGGCTGGACGCTGCCCGCCGGTCCGCTGCGCGAGCCGCCGTCGCGCCGGCGCGACTTCACGGTGGTGAACGCGGCCGAGGTCACGCCGCAGCTGCGCGCGCAGCTGGGCGGGGAGGATGTCTACCAGATGAGCGTGGGCGGTGGCCATGCCGAACGGCTGGGCGAGCCTGGCCAGCGGGTGGCGCTGGCGGAGCTGGCGCAGCGCGGCGGGAGAATCGTCGCGGCGGCGGGCATCGGCAATCCGGCGCGCTTCTTTGCCACCCTGCGCGCCGCAGGGCTGTCGTTTGCCGAGCTGCCGCTGCCCGACCATTACGATTTCCACGCCAATCCTTTCGCCGCGCTGGACGCGGACCTGGTCCTGCTGACGGAGAAGGATGCAGTAAAATGCAGCCACATTGAAGAACTCAGAAACGATCCGCGTCTGTGGGTCGTTCCGGTCAGCGCCCGCATCGATTCCGCGCTGGCCGACCATATTGTGGAGAAATGCCGTGGACGCACGTTTGCTTGA
- a CDS encoding Trm112 family protein, with the protein MDARLLDILVCPVCKGPLEYDKKAQEMICRGDRLAYPIRDGIPIMWADEARTLQDSVE; encoded by the coding sequence GTGGACGCACGTTTGCTTGATATCCTGGTCTGCCCTGTGTGCAAGGGCCCGCTGGAATACGATAAGAAGGCCCAGGAAATGATCTGCCGCGGCGACCGCCTGGCCTACCCGATCCGCGACGGCATCCCCATCATGTGGGCCGACGAAGCGCGCACCCTGCAGGATTCGGTGGAATAA
- the kdsB gene encoding 3-deoxy-manno-octulosonate cytidylyltransferase, whose translation MSFIAIIPARLASTRLPNKPLADLGGKPMVVRVAERAAESGASRIIVATDHEDIRAACVQHGVEVCMTRADHPSGTDRIAEVARTLNLAPDSVVVNLQGDEPLIDPALLAAAASRIGPDVPMSTCAHPLHDAADVFNPNVVKVVLDRLGRALYFSRAAIPWARDAFAASRSVLPSGYQPLRHIGLYAYRTDFLLAYPGLAVSPLEGIEALEQLRVLWHGYPIAVHVTDSAPAAGVDTPEDLERVRRHFG comes from the coding sequence TTGTCCTTCATCGCCATCATTCCCGCCCGCCTGGCTTCGACCCGGCTGCCGAACAAGCCCCTGGCCGACCTGGGCGGCAAGCCCATGGTGGTGCGCGTGGCCGAGCGCGCCGCCGAATCGGGCGCCAGCCGCATCATCGTCGCCACCGACCATGAGGACATCCGCGCCGCCTGCGTGCAGCACGGCGTGGAGGTGTGCATGACGCGGGCCGACCATCCCTCCGGCACCGACCGCATCGCGGAAGTGGCGCGCACCCTGAACCTCGCGCCCGATTCGGTGGTCGTCAACCTGCAGGGCGACGAGCCCCTGATCGATCCGGCCCTGCTGGCCGCCGCCGCAAGCCGCATCGGCCCGGACGTGCCGATGTCCACCTGCGCCCATCCCCTGCACGACGCGGCCGACGTCTTCAATCCGAACGTGGTGAAAGTGGTATTGGACCGCCTGGGCCGTGCCCTCTACTTCAGCCGCGCCGCGATTCCGTGGGCGCGCGACGCCTTCGCCGCGTCCCGGTCCGTGCTGCCCTCCGGCTACCAGCCGCTGCGCCATATCGGGCTTTACGCCTACCGCACCGATTTCCTTCTTGCCTATCCCGGCCTGGCGGTTTCGCCGCTGGAAGGCATCGAAGCGCTGGAACAGCTGCGGGTGCTGTGGCACGGCTATCCCATCGCGGTCCACGTGACGGACTCGGCGCCCGCCGCGGGCGTCGATACGCCCGAAGACCTGGAGCGCGTACGCCGCCATTTCGGCTGA